In Methanothrix sp., a genomic segment contains:
- a CDS encoding 2-amino-3,7-dideoxy-D-threo-hept-6-ulosonate synthase, whose product MRGTSIRLERIFNRNTGNAVIIPMDHGVTVGPITGIKSVKSIADAVARGGADAAVVHKGAATFGHRGYGRDLGLIIHLSASTALGPDPNNKVLVATVEEALKIGADAVSIHVNVGAEDESSMLSTLGEISRHCQEWGMPLLAMMYPRGKRIKDEYSAESIAHAARVGAELGADIVKTNYTGDPDSFASVVDSCPVPVVIAGGPKVETELDLLLMVQGAISSGARGVAIGRNVFQHQDPELITRRICGVVHKGLDAREAAALTIYADGPS is encoded by the coding sequence TTGAGAGGAACATCGATTCGCCTGGAGAGGATATTCAATCGCAATACAGGAAACGCCGTCATAATCCCCATGGACCACGGGGTAACAGTTGGACCCATCACGGGAATCAAGAGCGTCAAAAGCATCGCCGATGCTGTGGCTCGGGGGGGAGCAGATGCCGCAGTGGTGCATAAAGGCGCTGCCACCTTCGGCCATAGAGGCTACGGCCGGGACCTCGGCCTGATCATCCACCTCTCAGCCTCCACAGCCCTGGGACCCGATCCGAACAACAAGGTCCTGGTGGCGACAGTGGAGGAGGCTTTGAAGATCGGAGCAGATGCAGTGAGCATTCACGTCAATGTGGGGGCAGAGGATGAGAGCAGCATGCTCTCTACCTTAGGGGAGATCTCCCGCCACTGCCAGGAATGGGGCATGCCTCTCCTGGCTATGATGTACCCCCGGGGAAAGAGGATCAAGGATGAGTACTCTGCTGAGAGCATCGCCCATGCCGCCCGGGTGGGAGCGGAGCTGGGCGCGGATATCGTCAAGACCAACTACACAGGGGATCCGGATAGCTTTGCCAGTGTCGTCGATAGCTGCCCGGTTCCGGTGGTGATCGCAGGCGGCCCCAAGGTGGAGACGGAGCTGGATCTTCTTCTCATGGTGCAGGGTGCAATCTCCTCTGGAGCGAGGGGGGTGGCCATTGGGAGAAATGTCTTCCAGCATCAAGATCCCGAGCTGATCACCAGAAGGATCTGCGGGGTGGTGCATAAAGGCCTTGACGCCCGAGAGGCAGCAGCCTTAACGATCTATGCAGATGGTCCATCCTGA
- a CDS encoding sulfurtransferase — MGFGVSGLDRLQKTAEEPFFIFLLAGLSLNLILGTALAGTETGEFCPDCPDWTNLDGWYSQRESYVNGMHNPSPPARESRTDSPAQAATISLPEKEQEDYPIPSLLTRAGSIDGDRIILDVRSSQEYQAGHIPGARNIYWRDLQKDGALDQILARDALSRAGISARDRLLIYGDSSDQGAAFVFWALSYLGQEDVSLLDGGVDAAIDAGLSLSANAPSPTPTNYTGRTVPWLLVTPENLDGMLGRSDVNILDARDFSEYGKNRITNEAIPLGLDKVYKDRRIKDASILGDLFGRRLDESGTAIVYGTPEAYSLFFSLRLMGYNATLLEGEWWKESRWAVSNVR; from the coding sequence ATGGGTTTCGGTGTATCTGGCCTCGATCGGCTGCAAAAGACTGCAGAAGAGCCCTTTTTCATCTTTCTGCTGGCAGGCCTTTCTTTAAACCTGATATTGGGAACAGCACTGGCAGGCACTGAGACTGGGGAGTTCTGCCCCGATTGCCCCGATTGGACCAACCTTGATGGCTGGTATTCCCAGCGGGAGTCTTATGTGAATGGCATGCATAACCCCAGCCCTCCCGCCCGGGAGAGCAGGACAGATTCGCCAGCACAGGCCGCCACCATATCCCTCCCAGAAAAAGAGCAGGAGGACTACCCCATCCCTTCCCTCCTCACCCGGGCGGGTTCGATCGATGGCGATAGGATCATCCTGGATGTGCGCTCCAGTCAGGAGTATCAGGCGGGGCATATCCCTGGTGCCCGCAACATCTACTGGAGGGATCTGCAAAAGGATGGGGCCTTGGACCAGATCCTGGCCCGGGATGCTCTGAGCCGGGCAGGGATATCTGCCCGCGACCGTCTCCTCATCTATGGGGATTCCAGTGATCAGGGTGCAGCCTTTGTCTTCTGGGCCCTCTCATACCTCGGGCAGGAGGATGTCAGCCTGCTTGATGGAGGGGTTGATGCCGCCATTGATGCTGGCCTATCTCTGAGCGCAAATGCGCCCTCTCCCACACCGACCAACTACACCGGCCGCACAGTACCATGGCTACTGGTGACCCCTGAGAACCTCGATGGGATGCTCGGGCGGTCTGATGTCAATATTCTGGATGCGCGGGACTTCTCCGAATACGGCAAGAACAGGATCACCAATGAGGCCATACCCCTGGGCCTGGATAAGGTCTATAAAGATCGGAGGATCAAGGATGCCTCCATACTGGGGGACCTCTTTGGCCGGCGATTGGATGAGTCCGGGACCGCCATTGTCTACGGGACGCCAGAGGCCTACAGCCTCTTTTTCAGCCTCCGGCTTATGGGCTACAATGCCACCCTGCTGGAGGGGGAGTGGTGGAAGGAGAGCAGGTGGGCGGTCAGCAATGTGAGATAA
- a CDS encoding NAD-dependent epimerase/dehydratase family protein: MLKDRSILVTGGAGFIGSHLVERLLLDNEVTVLDNFSSGRTEFLAPYQDNPNFHLLIGDLMDPEVLDEAVTGKDLVFHLAANPDVKLGAEDTRVHLEQNVLATYNLLEAMRENNACRIAFTSTSTVYGEAAVLPTPEEYGPLLPISLYGASKLSCEALISSYCHTFQMQSWIYRFANIVGERGTHGVLVDFIRKLRNDPHRLEILGSGKQRKSYLEVKDCIHAMIHAVENSADRVNLFNIGSEDSIDVTGIADIVVGQMGLDEVQYSYTGGVDGRGWRGDVKLMLLSIDRIKRLGWRPVLGSAGALEVATRALLKD; the protein is encoded by the coding sequence ATGCTAAAGGATAGATCAATCCTCGTCACAGGAGGGGCAGGGTTTATAGGCAGCCATCTGGTGGAGAGGCTTCTCTTGGACAATGAGGTGACGGTGCTTGACAACTTCAGCTCCGGAAGAACGGAGTTTCTCGCCCCCTATCAAGACAACCCAAACTTTCATCTCCTGATCGGCGATCTCATGGATCCCGAGGTGCTGGATGAGGCAGTAACAGGAAAGGACCTCGTCTTCCATCTGGCTGCCAACCCGGATGTGAAATTGGGTGCAGAGGACACCCGCGTTCATCTGGAGCAGAATGTCCTGGCCACCTACAACCTCCTGGAGGCGATGAGGGAGAATAATGCCTGCAGGATAGCATTCACCTCCACCTCTACCGTCTACGGTGAGGCGGCAGTGCTTCCCACTCCCGAGGAGTACGGCCCTCTTCTGCCCATCTCTCTTTATGGAGCCTCCAAGCTCTCCTGCGAGGCCCTGATCTCCTCATACTGCCATACCTTCCAGATGCAGTCCTGGATCTACCGCTTTGCCAATATCGTGGGCGAGCGGGGGACACATGGAGTCCTGGTGGATTTTATCAGAAAGCTGCGGAACGACCCTCACAGGCTGGAGATCCTGGGCTCAGGAAAACAGCGCAAGTCCTACCTGGAGGTGAAGGATTGCATCCATGCTATGATCCATGCAGTGGAGAACTCCGCTGACCGGGTCAACCTCTTCAATATAGGATCAGAGGACTCCATAGATGTCACCGGGATTGCAGATATCGTAGTAGGCCAGATGGGTCTGGATGAGGTCCAGTACAGCTACACCGGCGGGGTAGACGGCCGGGGCTGGAGAGGGGACGTGAAGCTGATGCTCCTTTCCATTGATAGGATCAAGAGGCTTGGCTGGAGGCCGGTGCTGGGATCGGCCGGGGCCCTGGAGGTGGCGACAAGAGCTCTTCTCAAGGATTGA
- a CDS encoding B12-binding domain-containing radical SAM protein, with translation MKVALVGAELEENLGIRYMASSLEARGHQVQIIPFNSESDMEEVVRVVLSHSPELVGLSMVFTSRGREFCRLAEALRKGGYSGHLTAGGPFASFNCELLLRDFPAFDSIALGEGETLICNLAENLNDLSLIPGICYRRPDGSLALNPSTNEHDDLDRLPFPRRTTFHSYFGKPIASILTSRGCWRDCAFCSINAWYDRVGGKKFRMRSVDNIVSEMKELYDLHGVRIFNFQDDNFFLPDRSQALQRFESLRDKLAQEGVEDIAIAIKARPDSITRESISILDDLGLFRVFLGVENASENGLANLNRRQTVEQSLNALEILNDFDVHLAFNLLMFEPDTVMDDLLINLRFIERHLDNPFNFCRAEAHAGTGLEERLKAEGMLLGDYFGLDYRLKDPQCEAFHQVVNYAFFDRNFSDFGLHYFNMQVDFTYQLLRRFYPEVLSESLRGAVKSFIKETNLDTYKCLCQVYDFIESADPSNRLELQAFAADMRAVVDGRSRHLHSQGERILNALNYAYDRRSQGSPGAWPARERAVEALQAGFASPYFGMGGPEQGAYTLRSTEASMGEADIFGLTPVPIPYHLFKSQLSRGAGR, from the coding sequence ATGAAAGTTGCCTTAGTGGGAGCGGAGCTGGAGGAAAACCTGGGAATCCGCTATATGGCGTCCTCCCTGGAAGCCAGGGGACATCAAGTACAGATCATACCCTTCAACTCGGAATCGGATATGGAGGAGGTAGTGAGGGTGGTCCTCTCTCACTCTCCGGAGCTGGTCGGCCTCTCCATGGTCTTCACCAGCAGGGGAAGGGAGTTTTGCCGGCTGGCGGAGGCTTTGCGGAAGGGTGGCTACAGCGGCCATCTGACTGCAGGAGGGCCTTTCGCCTCATTCAACTGTGAGTTGCTGCTGCGAGATTTCCCGGCCTTCGATTCCATCGCCCTGGGCGAAGGGGAGACTCTTATCTGCAACCTGGCGGAGAACCTGAACGATCTCTCTCTCATTCCCGGAATTTGCTACCGGAGGCCTGATGGAAGCTTGGCCTTAAACCCCTCAACAAATGAGCATGATGACCTGGACAGGCTGCCCTTTCCCAGGCGCACCACCTTCCACAGTTACTTTGGCAAGCCCATAGCCAGCATCCTCACCAGCCGGGGCTGCTGGCGAGACTGCGCCTTCTGCAGCATCAATGCCTGGTATGACCGGGTGGGGGGAAAGAAGTTTCGCATGAGGAGCGTAGACAACATTGTATCCGAGATGAAAGAGCTCTATGATCTGCATGGTGTTCGGATTTTCAATTTCCAGGATGACAACTTCTTCCTGCCGGATAGAAGCCAAGCCCTGCAGAGGTTTGAGAGCCTGAGGGACAAGCTCGCCCAGGAGGGGGTAGAGGATATCGCCATTGCCATCAAGGCCCGCCCGGACAGCATCACCCGTGAATCCATAAGCATTCTTGATGACCTGGGCCTATTCCGGGTCTTCCTGGGAGTAGAGAACGCATCTGAGAATGGCCTTGCCAATCTCAACCGCAGGCAGACGGTTGAGCAATCGCTCAACGCCCTGGAGATCTTAAACGACTTCGATGTTCATTTGGCCTTCAATCTGCTCATGTTCGAGCCGGATACAGTGATGGATGACCTGCTGATCAATCTTCGCTTCATCGAGCGGCATCTGGACAATCCATTCAACTTCTGCCGGGCGGAGGCCCATGCAGGCACCGGTCTGGAGGAGAGGCTCAAAGCGGAGGGAATGCTCCTGGGCGACTACTTCGGCCTGGATTACAGGCTGAAGGATCCCCAATGCGAGGCATTCCATCAGGTGGTCAACTATGCCTTCTTCGATCGCAACTTCTCTGACTTCGGCCTGCACTACTTCAATATGCAGGTGGACTTCACCTATCAGCTCCTGCGGCGCTTCTATCCGGAGGTACTCTCCGAATCTCTGCGGGGAGCAGTGAAGAGCTTCATCAAAGAGACGAACCTGGACACCTACAAATGCCTCTGCCAGGTCTATGATTTTATAGAATCAGCTGATCCCTCCAACCGCCTGGAGCTGCAGGCCTTTGCAGCCGATATGAGGGCGGTTGTGGATGGAAGGAGCCGGCATCTCCATTCTCAGGGAGAGAGGATCCTCAATGCCCTGAATTATGCCTATGACCGCCGGAGCCAGGGCAGTCCCGGGGCTTGGCCGGCCAGAGAAAGAGCAGTTGAAGCCCTCCAGGCCGGTTTTGCTTCACCTTACTTTGGTATGGGAGGGCCGGAGCAGGGAGCATACACTCTCCGATCAACAGAGGCATCCATGGGGGAGGCGGATATCTTCGGTCTGACCCCAGTTCCCATTCCCTATCATCTCTTCAAGTCACAATTATCTCGGGGAGCGGGGAGGTGA
- a CDS encoding Tfx family DNA-binding protein translates to MAEEAGDAGRAGEAERAGDAGGAEGAFGLEEMGSDEPPLSFLTARQREVLQLRHQGLSQQDVADRLGTTRSNISILEKRAHQNILRAERTVQQWMMIRAPIHLFAKGGTDVFDLPRMIFAAADEKGIRLPVTSMDILVQLRRNAPRLFHKRALERDARIYVNKSGAVLVEEAQ, encoded by the coding sequence GTGGCAGAAGAAGCAGGGGATGCAGGGAGAGCAGGGGAAGCAGAGAGAGCGGGGGATGCAGGAGGAGCAGAAGGAGCATTCGGACTGGAAGAGATGGGTTCGGATGAGCCGCCCCTCTCCTTTCTCACCGCCAGGCAGCGGGAGGTGCTGCAGTTGCGTCATCAGGGCCTCTCTCAGCAGGATGTGGCCGATCGGCTGGGGACCACCCGCTCCAATATCAGCATTCTGGAGAAGCGGGCCCACCAGAACATCCTCCGGGCGGAGAGGACGGTTCAGCAGTGGATGATGATTCGTGCTCCGATCCACTTATTCGCAAAGGGGGGAACGGATGTCTTCGATCTTCCCAGGATGATCTTCGCCGCAGCCGATGAAAAGGGTATCAGGCTGCCTGTGACATCGATGGATATACTGGTTCAATTGCGGCGAAATGCGCCCCGGCTATTTCATAAGAGGGCCTTGGAGAGGGACGCCAGGATCTATGTGAACAAGAGCGGAGCTGTATTGGTTGAAGAGGCTCAGTAG
- a CDS encoding DUF11 domain-containing protein, whose product MGKLNKLLISGRFHFCILAVLILLQISSSPAAGLTDLDWRMSSSKYARAQVNNETAFHGANCADLSVDKKGTTVRARIYMDEPMPLEKIDALSLWVNPGSGDGKVEIEFYLDGDMSGRYESKDPQDARIRSIKRSWSELGFSPGQWSELDGFTLEYEKYGDKKFPRGSLNDFKGWLEGQRVVRIYITLYKDSKVPVTSALIDYIRVGDQIISFEPLEEKKVKGGPKSAAAGSKITYTITYGNNEFQPVNLVVYENYDPKTVFIESNPAPDPGTNNRWTIPSLAPGEHGQIKVVVKTRKPAAKADISGVVLGVGYTSTHGMLSTDYESYIITNKVRILAGNTSFSASVNTAIKPVIGSTLDYGEHGSGSYRAEEDLKLRSSSISAGRSLTAIQAPCTLLLPRRSISLEESWSAAVRAQNNYRELGWRDRYHEAGSINLSYRTSLGKTISYLQTSAQFNGTADRRAVWAGGFIDQRLAGNYSLEGEARWRYSSKRISGQSLDELDCGIEIGEEALEGDGCL is encoded by the coding sequence ATGGGCAAGCTCAACAAGCTATTAATAAGCGGCCGCTTCCATTTCTGCATCCTGGCGGTCCTCATCCTCCTGCAGATATCCTCCTCTCCTGCCGCGGGGCTCACCGACCTGGACTGGCGCATGAGCAGCTCGAAGTACGCCAGAGCTCAAGTCAACAATGAGACTGCTTTTCACGGGGCCAATTGTGCTGATCTCTCTGTGGACAAGAAGGGCACCACAGTGCGGGCGCGCATCTACATGGACGAGCCCATGCCCCTGGAGAAGATAGATGCATTGAGTCTGTGGGTGAATCCCGGGTCAGGAGATGGAAAGGTCGAGATCGAGTTCTATCTGGATGGCGACATGAGCGGCAGATATGAGAGCAAGGACCCTCAGGATGCCAGGATTCGCTCCATCAAACGCTCATGGTCGGAGCTGGGATTCTCCCCCGGCCAGTGGAGTGAACTGGATGGCTTCACACTCGAATATGAGAAATACGGCGACAAGAAATTCCCCCGCGGCAGCCTGAATGATTTCAAAGGCTGGCTGGAAGGACAGAGGGTGGTCCGGATCTATATCACCCTTTACAAGGATTCCAAAGTGCCTGTGACCTCGGCCCTCATAGACTATATCCGGGTGGGAGATCAGATCATCTCCTTCGAGCCCCTGGAGGAAAAGAAGGTCAAGGGCGGCCCCAAGAGTGCCGCCGCCGGGAGCAAGATCACCTACACCATCACCTATGGCAACAATGAATTCCAGCCGGTGAATCTTGTAGTCTATGAGAACTACGACCCAAAAACAGTATTCATCGAATCTAACCCCGCCCCCGATCCGGGAACCAACAACCGCTGGACCATCCCCTCTCTCGCCCCAGGCGAGCATGGCCAGATCAAGGTGGTGGTGAAGACCAGAAAGCCCGCTGCCAAAGCCGATATATCGGGCGTTGTCTTGGGTGTTGGCTACACCTCCACTCATGGCATGCTATCCACAGATTATGAGAGCTACATCATCACCAACAAGGTACGGATTCTGGCGGGGAATACCAGCTTTTCCGCTTCTGTAAATACAGCAATAAAACCGGTCATCGGCTCCACCCTGGATTATGGCGAGCACGGCTCAGGATCATACCGGGCAGAGGAGGATCTCAAACTCAGGTCATCGAGCATCTCTGCAGGGCGCAGCCTGACAGCCATCCAGGCGCCCTGCACTCTCCTTCTTCCCCGCCGCTCGATCTCCTTGGAGGAGAGCTGGTCTGCAGCCGTCCGGGCGCAGAACAACTATCGGGAGCTGGGCTGGAGGGATAGATATCATGAGGCAGGCTCCATCAATCTGAGCTACAGGACAAGTCTGGGAAAGACGATATCCTATCTGCAGACTTCTGCCCAGTTCAATGGCACCGCCGATAGGAGGGCGGTCTGGGCGGGTGGATTCATAGATCAGCGATTGGCGGGCAACTACAGCCTGGAGGGGGAGGCAAGATGGAGGTACTCCAGCAAGAGGATAAGCGGCCAGTCGCTGGATGAGCTGGACTGTGGAATAGAGATCGGAGAAGAGGCACTGGAGGGGGACGGCTGTCTGTGA
- the rsmA gene encoding 16S rRNA (adenine(1518)-N(6)/adenine(1519)-N(6))-dimethyltransferase RsmA yields the protein MIDHSVVDTIVSHAELGPQDWVLEIGPGEGILTRELAARAGLVYAVEIDPDLAANLCSLAANVQVIHADALTVPLPEYNKIVSNLPYSISSKITYRLLARPFDLAVLMFQKEFALRLRAQTGSKNYGRLGMVAGFFSHIEILENVSRKSFRPVPEVDSMIVRLRPRKERPQVDPRAFMRMADMLFRNRRKKVKKGLAAYGIDKMTISELDRTLINMRPEELTPDQVAGLLMAAEASKRD from the coding sequence TTGATCGATCACTCAGTTGTGGATACCATTGTGAGCCATGCCGAGCTTGGGCCCCAGGATTGGGTGCTTGAGATCGGGCCAGGGGAAGGAATCCTTACCCGGGAGCTGGCTGCCCGCGCCGGCCTGGTCTACGCAGTGGAGATCGATCCCGATCTGGCAGCCAATTTATGCTCTCTGGCAGCGAATGTGCAGGTGATACATGCCGATGCTCTGACCGTCCCGCTTCCCGAGTACAATAAGATCGTATCCAATCTTCCCTACAGCATCTCCAGCAAGATCACCTACCGCCTCCTCGCCCGGCCCTTCGATCTGGCGGTCCTGATGTTCCAAAAGGAGTTCGCCTTGCGGCTCAGGGCCCAAACAGGCAGCAAAAATTACGGCCGGCTGGGAATGGTGGCCGGCTTCTTCTCCCATATCGAGATCCTGGAGAACGTCTCCAGAAAGTCCTTCCGCCCTGTTCCCGAGGTGGATTCGATGATAGTCAGGCTCCGTCCGCGTAAAGAGAGGCCCCAGGTGGACCCCAGGGCCTTTATGAGGATGGCGGATATGCTCTTCAGAAACAGGCGCAAAAAAGTGAAGAAAGGGCTGGCAGCATACGGGATTGATAAGATGACCATCTCTGAGCTGGACCGGACTCTGATCAATATGCGGCCCGAGGAGCTGACACCGGATCAGGTGGCTGGGCTGCTAATGGCAGCTGAAGCGAGCAAGCGGGATTGA
- a CDS encoding DUF655 domain-containing protein: MAEGRPPKREEIARVLDYLPHGRTTDGRTYQKQPLVQAVGETNFVLMEMTPKEGVVPVAGDRVYIGSGSRDVIDHVNRRIDYSELSNSAKLELPFIIQTIVLEDEARFIRYFNDAGPITTRMHGLELLPGIGKKLMWSVLNERKKGPFKSFAELVERVKGLYSPEKLIAKRIEDELMDDRIKYRVFTTLPRSR, translated from the coding sequence ATGGCTGAGGGGAGACCGCCAAAGAGAGAAGAGATAGCTAGGGTTCTCGATTACCTCCCTCACGGCCGTACGACAGATGGCAGAACCTACCAGAAGCAGCCTTTAGTTCAGGCGGTGGGCGAGACCAACTTTGTGCTCATGGAGATGACCCCCAAAGAGGGTGTGGTTCCAGTAGCAGGGGATCGGGTCTACATCGGCAGTGGCAGCAGGGATGTAATCGATCATGTCAACCGCAGAATTGACTATTCTGAGCTCTCCAATAGCGCCAAGCTGGAGCTGCCTTTCATCATTCAGACCATAGTACTGGAGGATGAGGCCAGGTTCATTCGCTACTTCAATGATGCCGGCCCCATCACCACCCGCATGCACGGCCTGGAGCTTCTGCCGGGCATAGGCAAGAAGCTGATGTGGTCGGTGCTCAACGAGCGCAAGAAGGGGCCCTTCAAGAGCTTTGCCGAGCTGGTGGAGAGGGTGAAGGGCCTTTACAGCCCGGAGAAGCTCATAGCCAAACGCATCGAGGACGAGCTGATGGATGACCGGATCAAGTATCGGGTCTTTACCACATTGCCTCGCTCAAGATGA
- a CDS encoding RNA polymerase Rpb4 family protein: MIVKSIIEEEFLTLAEVKEILDQIREKRADEEELGYELRRAIRHAEFFSKGSAEDNRALVAELMKMEKMTKPLAVKIADIRPVSKDELRAIYAKERFNLSEEELSGILEIVFRG; this comes from the coding sequence ATGATTGTCAAGAGCATCATAGAGGAGGAATTCCTGACCTTGGCGGAGGTCAAGGAGATCCTCGATCAGATCAGGGAGAAGCGGGCTGATGAAGAGGAGCTGGGCTATGAACTTCGCCGGGCGATAAGGCATGCCGAGTTCTTTTCCAAGGGCAGCGCAGAAGATAATAGAGCATTGGTAGCTGAGCTGATGAAAATGGAGAAGATGACAAAGCCTCTGGCGGTGAAGATCGCAGATATCAGGCCGGTCAGCAAGGATGAGCTGAGGGCGATCTATGCCAAAGAGAGGTTCAACCTCAGCGAGGAAGAGCTCAGCGGAATTTTAGAGATCGTATTCAGGGGGTAG
- a CDS encoding 50S ribosomal protein L21e, translating into MAHHHGMRKKSRDKLSKTVRSSGISPVVRAIQEFDKGSKVHVLIDPSIHKGMPHPRFHGKTAEVVGKRGRAFVLKVTDGNATKTLITLPEHLKAQK; encoded by the coding sequence ATGGCACATCATCATGGAATGCGGAAGAAGTCTAGAGACAAGCTGAGCAAGACTGTCAGGAGCAGTGGAATATCTCCTGTAGTCAGGGCTATTCAAGAGTTCGATAAGGGGTCAAAGGTTCACGTGCTCATCGATCCCAGCATACATAAGGGGATGCCACACCCCAGGTTCCACGGCAAGACGGCCGAGGTCGTTGGAAAGAGGGGCAGAGCATTCGTCCTGAAGGTCACCGATGGCAATGCCACAAAGACCCTGATCACATTGCCTGAGCACCTTAAGGCGCAAAAATAA
- a CDS encoding tRNA pseudouridine(54/55) synthase Pus10 produces MSDKIPENPKYDILETARRIVRLGPICDSCLGRQFAMLSTGLTNAERGRSLKTVLAMQASAQEDPALLEDLAPCYLPARLKLGRRDEPDARCTVCLGEMSHEMLDKWAERAAAALSGWEYSTLVVGTKISGLLAENEELLLADGGSRHAEPFKSELNREVGKRLAQLTGKSFDLKSPDMVVHLNLEKGEVELQVASLFIRGRYRKLVRGIPQTRWPCRECRGRGCPRCNGTGRMYQESVDELIRPAVMQAAESEDTVFHGAGREDIDARMLGRGRPFIVEAIRPRKRRIDLPGLAAEINRQAEGKVEVIELALADSSMVERLKEATFQKTYSVLVRLGAEVAEEKLKSGLNRLVGQVDQRTPTRVSRRRADKLRLRRVYSADLIEVKGRLARINVKGESGLYIKELIFGDGGRTQPNLAEILRVDAIVEELDVIDVGGESDGTSSWNAEEV; encoded by the coding sequence ATGAGCGATAAGATCCCGGAAAATCCAAAATACGATATCCTGGAGACGGCCAGGAGAATAGTCCGGCTGGGCCCCATCTGTGATAGCTGCCTTGGCCGCCAGTTTGCCATGCTGTCCACCGGCCTTACCAATGCCGAGCGGGGCCGATCCCTGAAGACCGTCCTGGCCATGCAGGCCTCAGCGCAGGAGGATCCGGCCCTGCTGGAGGATCTGGCCCCCTGCTACCTGCCTGCCCGGCTCAAGCTTGGCCGCAGGGATGAGCCTGACGCTCGCTGCACAGTCTGTCTGGGGGAGATGTCTCACGAGATGCTGGATAAATGGGCGGAGAGGGCTGCCGCTGCCCTTTCTGGCTGGGAGTATTCCACCCTGGTGGTGGGCACGAAGATCTCCGGCCTCCTGGCGGAGAACGAGGAGCTCCTCTTGGCAGATGGCGGCTCTCGCCACGCCGAGCCGTTCAAGTCAGAGCTGAACCGGGAGGTGGGCAAACGCCTAGCCCAACTCACAGGAAAGAGCTTCGATCTGAAAAGCCCGGATATGGTGGTCCACCTGAACCTGGAGAAGGGCGAGGTCGAGCTGCAGGTGGCATCCCTGTTCATCCGCGGCCGCTACAGAAAGCTCGTCCGGGGCATTCCCCAGACCCGCTGGCCCTGTCGCGAGTGCCGGGGCCGGGGCTGCCCGCGCTGCAACGGCACAGGGCGCATGTACCAGGAGTCGGTGGACGAGCTGATCCGGCCGGCGGTGATGCAGGCGGCAGAGTCTGAGGATACAGTCTTTCACGGAGCCGGTCGCGAGGATATCGATGCCCGCATGCTGGGCCGGGGCAGGCCGTTCATAGTGGAGGCCATCCGGCCGCGGAAGAGGAGGATCGACCTGCCGGGGTTGGCGGCAGAGATCAACCGCCAAGCAGAGGGCAAAGTAGAGGTGATCGAGCTTGCCCTGGCCGATTCCTCAATGGTCGAACGGCTCAAAGAGGCCACCTTCCAGAAGACCTACTCCGTCCTGGTCAGGCTGGGTGCAGAGGTCGCAGAAGAAAAGCTTAAATCTGGCCTGAATAGATTGGTTGGACAGGTCGATCAGCGTACGCCAACTCGGGTGTCTCGCCGCAGGGCAGATAAGCTCAGGTTGAGGAGGGTCTATAGCGCAGATCTGATCGAGGTTAAGGGCAGACTGGCTCGCATAAATGTAAAGGGCGAGAGCGGCCTTTACATCAAAGAGCTGATCTTTGGGGATGGAGGCAGAACCCAGCCGAACCTCGCTGAGATCCTCAGAGTGGATGCGATTGTCGAAGAGCTGGATGTAATAGATGTAGGTGGAGAATCAGATGGCACATCATCATGGAATGCGGAAGAAGTCTAG